In the genome of Populus trichocarpa isolate Nisqually-1 chromosome 6, P.trichocarpa_v4.1, whole genome shotgun sequence, one region contains:
- the LOC18100754 gene encoding E3 ubiquitin-protein ligase MBR2, translating into MDDYSCKRAGDGSLVPRKGSAHVLRDSANNRDQKAQFCNRIGCSGRLNSSKGAQISSEKAKSSRPRPLFSSSAGGKETIGSSSRTCSVITKPRNSLQEPRKKFSSRLEADSSETGSVQDEPEGIPPSGRIKLDISPSDGAGSSDITSMEVGSSGISTNTRSRRNFHQKSGFVNPETVVGSPVSLASKSTIQGTRVSASRYGLKNLRCNTVSDAASSGSSSSDSNLSRRKDMVKRRVCDVESSSSARGKKMIGSSLEGRSASSSPGISISDSRRSRTGPLNRDSSAASGRTRRPLSGYAGARFSNQGGGNNLSANEIPLMSQPDISLDLNAPSSSHQFSMEASLSRPSSYSRPGSRSYSRPGSRSGSLRGITPSSPAEASNARSLMNRESFRHHNMDGIAEVLLALERIEQDEEPTYEQLLVLETNLVLSGLNFYDLHREMRLDIDNMSYEELLALEERMGTVSTALTEEAFSECLKTSIYESTPMEDATTNLEGDKDDIRCSICQEEYADGDEVGRLPCEHRYHVACIHQWLSLKNWCPICKTSAAPSSSSSSPLPSL; encoded by the exons ATGGATGACTATTCTTGTAAGAGAGCTGGTGATGGATCCCTTGTCCCCAGAAAGGGATCTGCCCATGTTTTGAGAGATTCTGCTAATAACAGAGATCAAAAAGCTCAATTTTGCAACCGAATTGGATGCAGTGGCAGACTGAACTCTAGTAAAGGTGCTCAAATCAGTTCAGAAAAAGCCAAATCTTCAAGGCCAAGACCGTTATTTTCATCTTCCGCAGGTGGCAAGGAAACAATTGGAAGCTCGTCTAGGACTTGCTCTGTAATCACCAAGCCTAGAAACTCCTTACAGGAGCCTCGGAAAAAGTTTTCTTCTCGACTAGAAGCAGATTCCTCTGAAACTGGGAGTGTTCAGGATGAGCCTGAAGGGATACCACCTTCTGGAAGGATTAAACTAGACATTTCCCCATCTGATGGAGCTGGTTCAAGTGACATCACCTCAATGGAAGTTGGAAGCTCCGGTATATCAACAAATACAAGATCTCGTAGGAATTTTCATCAGAAATCAGGATTCGTAAACCCTGAAACTGTAGTGGGCTCACCTGTTTCTTTGGCATCTAAAAGCACAATCCAGGGGACGCGTGTGAGTGCCAGCAGGTATGGTCTCAAAAATCTTAGATGCAACACAGTATCTGATGCTGCCTCTTCAGGTTCTTCATCATCAGATTCAAATCTAAGTAGAAGGAAAGACATGGTCAAAAGGAGAGTTTGTGATGTAGAAAGTAGTTCCTCTGCCAGAGGGAAGAAGATGATCGGATCATCATTAGAAGGGCGGAGTGCTAGTTCAAGTCCCGGTATCTCCATTTCTGATTCAAGGCGATCCAGAACTGGACCTTTGAACAGGGATAGCAGCGCAGCATCAGGTAGGACTCGAAGACCACTCAGTGGCTACGCAGGGGCAAGGTTTTCTAACCAAGGAGGTGGAAACAATTTATCAGCAAATGAGATCCCATTAATGTCTCAACCTGATATATCCCTGGATTTGAATGCTCCCAGTTCATCACACCAGTTCTCTATGGAAGCCTCTTTAAGTCGCCCAAGTTCTTATAGTCGACCTGGCAGTAGAAGTTATAGTCGACCTGGCAGTAGAAGTGGGAGTTTACGGGGTATTACGCCATCCAGTCCAGCAGAAGCTAGTAATGCCCGATCTTTAATGAATCGAGAGAGCTTCCGGCACCACAACATGGATGGAATTGCTGAG GTATTATTGGCACTTGAGAGGATTGAACAAGATGAAGAGCCAACATACGAG CAATTGCTTGTTTTGGAGACCAATTTGGTCCTTAGTGGACTGAACTTCTATGATCTACACAGAGAGATGAGACTGGATATTGACAATATGTCGTATGAG GAATTATTAGCTCTTGAAGAGAGAATGGGTACTGTGAGCACGGCACTAACAGAGGAAGCATTTTCAGAATGCCTTAAGACTAGCATTTATGAGTCCACTCCTATGGAGGATGCGACTACAAATCTTGAAGGGGATAAAGATGACATCAGATGCAGCATCTGTCAG GAAGAGTATGCTGACGGAGATGAAGTGGGAAGGTTACCATGTGAGCATAGATATCATGTGGCCTGCATACATCAATGGCTGAGTCTGAAAAATTGGTGCCCTATTTGCAAGACATCGGCAGCTCCCTCCTCCTCATCCTCGTCACCACTGCCATCCTTGTAA
- the LOC18100753 gene encoding uncharacterized protein LOC18100753, with amino-acid sequence MATTASNGAQKREKVTPSSHPHTSTRRQGSSRPASPSSGSTSKDNPSTPSGKPIPNYLKPTFSSRPESLKQVKKTGHEDTSQKPALLRRRSFDKPPSLHHVQKPLLSSDSKERPGRERLIRTARSSSFSSKNVTSPKTVFDRNATSHKPGQSQPLATRITRRSISPSTKKVSNALVLPKEPIRHDVAQNLDLETKQESNAESFLAHESEEILNAVSQEQVPSDSQKAKNKEEHIVSEETEVNNVTEDEKLKGSNITTVAEGEISNNPALAEPVEETETELHQESENRQEEEYNGKLEESIDTNANLEEGIAVDADDQVKVEDNANENEVSPEVPVGEEKEGDMNKVNEGSEEHKHQEEQDKVVSNAQEEEKPDDANSPQKKQVVQGNKKESHAAYNDVIEETKNKLLEERKNKVKALVGAFETVIDYESK; translated from the coding sequence atggcaACAACTGCAAGCAATGGTGCCCAGAAGAGGGAGAAGGTCACACCCTCTTCACATCCTCACACAAGTACTCGCAGGCAAGGGAGTTCAAGACCAGCCAGCCCTTCATCAGGCTCAACCAGCAAGGATAATCCCAGCACCCCATCAGGAAAACCAATCCCAAACTACCTCAAGCCTACATTTAGCTCAAGACCTGAGTCCTTAAAACAAGTTAAGAAAACTGGCCATGAAGACACATCACAAAAGCCTGCTCTTCTTAGAAGAAGATCCTTTGATAAGCCTCCATCTCTTCATCATGTACAAAAGCCACTACTCTCTTCAGATTCTAAAGAGAGACCAGGTAGAGAAAGATTAATCCGCACAGCCCgatcttcatctttttcatcaaaaaatgtTACTTCACCAAAAACTGTCTTCGACCGGAATGCCACATCACATAAGCCAGGACAATCTCAGCCACTGGCTACAAGGATCACGAGGAGGAGCATCAGTCCCTCTACCAAGAAAGTGAGTAATGCTCTTGTTTTGCCGAAAGAGCCAATCCGTCATGATGTAGCTCAGAATTTGGATCTTGAAACTAAGCAAGAAAGCAATGCAGAATCTTTTTTGGCTCATGAAAGTGAAGAGATACTGAATGCTGTGAGCCAGGAACAAGTTCCTTCTGATTCGCAAAAGGCAAAAAACAAGGAAGAACATATTGTTTCTGAAGAAACTGAAGTTAACAATGTTACTGAAGATGAGAAGCTCAAGGGCTCTAACATTACCACAGTTGCTGAAGGAGAAATTAGTAATAACCCCGCATTAGCAGAACCAGTTGAAGAAACAGAAACCGAGTTACATCAAGAAAGCGAAAACCGACAAGAAGAGGAATATAATGGCAAATTAGAGGAAAGCATCGACACTAATGCTAACCTTGAAGAGGGTATTGCAGTTGACGCTGATGATCAAGTGAAAGTGGAAGACAATGCTAACGAAAATGAGGTTTCGCCCGAAGTACCTGTTGGTGAAGAAAAGGAGGGAGACATGAACAAAGTTAATGAAGGAAGTGAGGAGCATAAGCACCAGGAAGAACAAGATAAAGTAGTGAGTAATgctcaagaagaagaaaagccagATGATGCAAATTCGCCACAAAAGAAGCAAGTGGTACAAGGCAATAAAAAGGAATCTCATGCTGCATACAATGATGTGATCGAAGAGACTAAGAATAAGCTACTTGAGGAGAGAAAGAACAAGGTGAAGGCATTGGTTGGGGCATTTGAGACTGTGATAGACTATGAATCTAAATGA